Proteins encoded by one window of Arachis ipaensis cultivar K30076 chromosome B04, Araip1.1, whole genome shotgun sequence:
- the LOC107637600 gene encoding E3 ubiquitin-protein ligase SINA-like 10, with protein MKKVIAATSRKRKQDRSRAKEEQVPDDEPVTVKASGKKGSSAQDKSFSFFLSDPDVLDCPICFNPLTTPVYQCENGHVACSACCSRILEKKCASCFLSIGSIRSRALEKVLESIKVLCANAKYGCTETLRYSDKSGHESQCNFVPCSCPHSHCDFVSSFSDLPAHYRTEHGSSASAGVRFSYDKPFKVTLDSDDDVTILQEVNGGKLFIVQNFVAGLGNAVSVLCIQPELLPNYRCQISAKSNGCSLVMNSFTKNTQNSAMARLATILSSRFLVIPTDYFGAGKPRNFEICIFRSYE; from the coding sequence ATGAAGAAAGTCATAGCAGCCACAAGCCGAAAGCGTAAGCAAGATCGCTCTCGCGCAAAAGAAGAACAAGTTCCTGATGATGAACCTGTAACAGTCAAAGCCTCAGGTAAGAAAGGTTCTTCTGCACAAGATAAGTCCTTCAGTTTCTTCCTTTCAGACCCAGACGTCCTTGATTGCCCCATTTGCTTTAATCCTCTCACCACTCCAGTCTATCAGTGTGAAAATGGTCATGTTGCTTGCTCTGCTTGCTGCTCGCGCATTCTTGAGAAAAAGTGTGCCTCCTGCTTCTTGTCAATAGGTTCCATTCGTAGCAGAGCCTTGGAGAAAGTTCTGGAATCTATTAAAGTTCTATGCGCTAATGCCAAATACGGTTGCACGGAAACACTGCGTTACAGTGACAAGTCTGGCCATGAATCCCAATGCAACTTTGTCCCATGCTCTTGTCCACACTCACATTGTGACTTCGTCTCATCATTCTCGGATCTACCCGCCCACTATAGAACTGAGCATGGTTCCTCTGCCAGCGCCGGAGTGAGGTTTTCGTACGATAAGCCCTTCAAGGTCACACTGGATTCTGATGATGACGTCACTATACTTCAAGAAGTGAATGGTGGAAAGTTGTTCATAGTCCAGAATTTTGTTGCCGGTCTTGGAAATGCTGTCAGTGTTCTCTGCATTCAGCCAGAGTTATTGCCTAACTATCGGTGCCAAATTTCGGCCAAGTCAAATGGATGCAGTCTGGTGATGAATTCTTTTACCAAAAACACTCAAAACTCTGCTATGGCCAGATTGGCCACTATTCTTTCATCAAGGTTTCTGGTCATTCCAACTGATTATTTTGGTGCCGGTAAACCTCGCAATTTTGAAATTTGCATATTTAGGTCATATGAGTAG
- the LOC110271424 gene encoding uncharacterized protein LOC110271424, with translation MAKHQQTETATAFSSFCVPPFTCNLLLVIADYVFRGVFTVLTRCIVQPLSVVDDELVPKGTSSLSHEDANLESVNELQSPPRIRTRGRPKNRLGSKLEKQIANATKKKKTKVLSEINLFDAASMAHSNSSQYQGHVMNYQFRVPAAGDNSLGV, from the exons atggcCAAGCATCAACAAACAGAAACTGCGACAGCCTTTAGCAGTTTCTGTGTTCCCCCATTCACATGTAATCTGCTGCTGGTTATAGCGGATTATGTGTTTCG GGGTGTATTCACAGTTCTGACACGGTGTATTGTGCAGCCTCTCTCAGTTGTTGATGACGAGcttgttccgaag gggacatcttctttatcccacgaagacgccaacttggaatccgttaacgagcttcaaagcccgccaaggattcgaacaagaggacgtccaaaaaacagGCTAGGTTCAAAGCTGGAGAAACAGAtcgcaaatgccacaaagaagaagaagacgaaagttttaagcgag ATAAACCTGTTTGATGCTGCATCAATGGcgcattcaaattccagccaatatcaaggacacgttatgaattatcagttcagggtaccagcagcaggggataactctttgggtgtatag
- the LOC107638948 gene encoding primase homolog protein has product MSVIQNLWLCCPRTQPLLFKILPRIYVAFSPRGSTIWCHSMSQATKVSSFPDGVEQVVDNNALGVPKVEILKQKMELLGINLDNSCLPGQYHNLFCPKCKGGKLKERSLSFHIIPDCEFAMWRCFRAKCGWAGRVFANDSNLHGYGQMTEESLGLEPLGPKLIAYFKERQISEKTLSRNAVRQMSESKEIIAFTYKQNGLLVGCKFRTMEKRFWQVKGTEKMLYGIDDINHASEVIIVEGEIDKLSLEEAGFQNCVSVPGGAPGKVSKDLPPIEKDTAYQYLWNWKEYFDKVVRIILATDNDPPGRALADELAKRLGQERCWQVHWPKKDDTNCFKDANEVLKYMGADTLKRIVENAEPYTIAHY; this is encoded by the exons ATGTCAGTGATTCAGAATCTGTGGCTTTGTTGTCCTCGCACCCAACCCCTTTTATTCAAGATACTCCCAAGAATCTATGTAGCATTCTCACCAAGAGGAAGCACTATTTGGTGCCATTCAATGTCTCAGGCCACCAAAGTTTCCTCTTTTCCAG ATGGTGTGGAGCAAGTTGTGGACAATAATGCCCTTGGTGTTCCAAAAGTGGAGATATTGAAGCAGAAAATGGAGCTTCTTGGTATCAACTTGGATAACTCTTGTTTGCCCGGGCAGTACCATAACCTCTTTTGTCCAAAG TGCAAAGGTGGGAAACTAAAGGAGAGGAGTTTGTCTTTTCACATCATCCCTGATTG TGAATTTGCAATGTGGAGGTGTTTTCGAGCTAAATGCGGCTGGGCTGGTCGG GTTTTTGCAAACGACAGCAACTTGCACGGTTATGGACAAATGACTGAAGAGAGCTTAGGATTGGAACCACTTGGTCCCAAG CTGATTGCATACTTTAAGGAGAGACAAATATCCGAAAAAACGCTAAGCAGAAATGCTGTCAGGCAAATGTCTGAGAGTAAG GAAATCATTGCTTTTACTTATAAACAGAATGGATTGCTTGTTGGTTGCAAGTTTAGAACAATGGAGAAAAGATTTTGGCAG GTAAAAGGCACTGAGAAGATGCTGTATGGAATTGATGACATTAATCATGCCTCTGAAGTCATCATT GTTGAGGGGGAAATTGATAAGCTTTCACTTGAGGAGGCTGGCTTCCAGAATTGTGTCAGTGTTCCAGGGGGTGCACCTGGAAAAGTTTCAAAAGATTTACCACCAATAGAAAAG GATACTGCATATCAGTACCTGTGGAACTGGAAAGAGTACTTTGACAAG GTAGTTCGCATCATCCTGGCAACTGACAATGATCCACCAGGTCGAGCTTTAGCAGATGAGCTGGCAAAACGCCTTGGACAAGAAAG GTGTTGGCAAGTACATTGGCCAAAGAAAGATGATACCAACTGTTTCAAAGATGCAAATGAG GTTCTCAAGTACATGGGAGCTGATACTTTGAAGAGAATAGTTGAAAATGCAGAGCCATATACAATTGCACACTATTAG
- the LOC110271423 gene encoding uncharacterized protein LOC110271423, whose amino-acid sequence MAARNQTKDLKCATHLLSDKFINMTEEKKAIVRDLGFGGLMHIPPLRVDHQLLRELANNFKLGENRLKTGYGSFQITPKTIGDALGINATENLFPEKVEYKKLSDDDKIIFRRFQGKTLKSLTDEMMDGYSTSETYEISSDELDEWLRENVDKSAAEGLSPADSNMMVVREQTPSDALAVVPIQIFAPASQTTTETDFEPTPMLQIEGTTETTIG is encoded by the exons atggcagcaagaaaccaaacaaaagaccttaagtgtgccacACATCTCCTGAGTGATAAGTTCATAAACATGACTGAGGAGAAGAAGGCAATTGTGAGGGATCTCGGATTCGGTGGGttgatgcacatcccaccactaAGGGTGGATCACCAACTCTTAAGGGAACTGGCAAACAACTTCAAACTTGGGGAGAACAGACTGAAGACAGGATATGGTTCTTTCCAAATAACACCAAAAACAATAGgtgatgcgcttggcatcaatgcaacag aAAATCTGTTTCCTGAGAAAGTTGAGTATAAGAAACTTTCTGATgatgacaaaataatttttagaagattccagggtaagaccctcaaaagtcttaccgATGAAATGATGGATGGGTACAGTACCtc tgagaCATATGAAATATCAAGTGACGAACTAGATGAATGGCTAAGGGAAAATGTTGATAAATCTGCTGCAGAGGG gttgagtccgGCTGATTCAaatatgatggttgtgagggaacaGACACCGTCAGATGCGCTTGCAGT agtcccGATTCAGATTTTTGCGCCGGCATCCCAAACAACCACTGAGACAGATTTTGAACCAACCCCTATGCTACAGATTGAAGGGACTACAgaaac AACAATTGGATGA
- the LOC107636089 gene encoding protein FAR1-RELATED SEQUENCE 5-like, producing the protein MSIKEDDVKNDSDNDLGDDFDYQPNAEDDADDDDVDSLDSTSKSEEVCGVKRIADLMVEDIWNLDFRTEDEACQFYNAYSCWHGFVMRKDDVVRDNQGRIISRQLVCNKEGWRNMRYLDMDDRSREARSLTRTKCPTRLRVKLDYGCSRWKVSCFVESHNHDLTPPQFVHLVPANRRLTVTDRVQVENLHNFGVKSCHIMGYIAFQKGGYRHAGFTRKDLYNHIDRYRRAKVKNGDANAAINYLIDKSNNDPMFFGKYTFTSDERLEHIFWADGQSIIDYHCFGDIVAFDSTYKKNKYNKPLVIFSGCNHHGQTVIFGSGLLSDETTETYKWLLETFVEAMGGKSPKAVITDRDLAMRNAIKNILPDATHRLCGWHLQRNACENIKNPNFLRDFKGLIYDNNDHRDFDWRWAAILDKHNLVGSTWIEKMYETREMWSHCFLRDKFFGYIRTTSQCEGINSLIRFYVNRKNTLIDFMHNLDRALKEYRNNELIADFKSQCSEPVMITSLEVYERSASCYYTRNIFKEIRNEIQRAGALNIMVLSTTLDKVEFSVTALGDPARD; encoded by the coding sequence ATGTCCATAAAGGAGGATGATGTTAAGAATGATTCTGATAATGATTTGGGTGATGATTTCGATTATCAACCAAATGCAGAAGATGATGCTGATGACGACGATGTGGATTCGCTGGATTCCACTAGCAAGAGTGAAGAAGTTTGTGGTGTAAAAAGAATAGCGGATTTAATGGTGGAGGATATTTGGAACCTGGACTTTAGGACTGAGGATGAGGCTTGCCAATTTTATAACGCTTATTCTTGTTGGCATGGATTTGTAATGAGGAAGGACGACGTGGTTAGGGATAATCAAGGTAGAATCATTAGCAGGCAACTTGTTTGCAACAAAGAGGGCTGGAGAAATATGAGGTATCTTGATATGGATGATAGATCAAGGGAGGCAAGGTCACTAACGCGAACCAAGTGTCCAACTCGGCTTAGGGTAAAGCTTGACTACGGCTGCAGTAGATGGAAGGTATCATGTTTTGTGGAATCTCACAACCACGATCTGACACCACCCCAATTTGTGCATCTGGTACCGGCCAATCGTCGTCTAACTGTCACTGATAGAGTCCAAGTggaaaatcttcataattttggtGTCAAGAGCTGCCACATTATGGGGTATATTGCATTCCAAAAGGGTGGATATCGTCATGCTGGCTTCACACGGAAAGATTTGTACAACCACATCGATCGCTATCGTCGGGCAAAAGTTAAAAACGGGGATGCCAATGCGGCAATAAACTATTTGATTGACAAGTCAAACAACGATCCGATGTTCTTTGGAAAGTATACGTTCACTAGTGACGAAAGGCTGGAGCATATTTTTTGGGCAGATGGGCAGTCAATTATCGACTATCACTGCTTTGGAGATATTGTTGCCTTTGATTCAACCTACAAGAAGAATAAATACAACAAGCCTTTGGTCATTTTCTCTGGATGCAATCATCACGGGCAGACTGTTATCTTCGGCTCCGGCCTACTATCCGACGAGACCACAGAGACGTATAAGTGGTTGTTGGAAACCTTTGTAGAAGCGATGGGTGGGAAAAGTCCAAAAGCAGTAATAACTGACCGAGACCTTGCCATGCGAAATGCAATCAAGAATATTCTGCCTGATGCGACCCATCGGTTATGCGGATGGCATCTGCAGAGAAATGCATGTGAAAATATAAAGAATCCTAATTTCCTGCGCGATTTTAAGGGTCTTATATACGACAACAACGACCACAGAGACTTTGATTGGAGATGGGCAGCCATTTTGGATAAGCACAACCTTGTTGGCAGTACCTGGATAGAAAAGATGTACGAAACTCGTGAGATGTGGTCCCATTGTTTCCTCCGGGATAAGTTTTTCGGTTACATAAGGACGACATCACAGTGTGAAGGTATAAATTCTCTCATCAGATTCTATGTTAATCGCAAGAACACCCTCATTGACTTCATGCATAACCTGGATAGGGCCTTAAAGGAGTATAGAAACAACGAATTAATAGCTGACTTTAAGTCTCAGTGCTCAGAGCCAGTGATGATTACCTCGTTGGAGGTATATGAAAGATCTGCATCATGTTATTACACGCGAAACATTTTCAAGGAAATTCGTAATGAGATTCAGAGGGCAGGGGCTTTGAATATAATGGTACTAAGCACAACCTTGGACAAGGTAGAGTTCAGTGTGACTGCTCTCGGAGACCCGGCCAGAGATTGA